The following are encoded together in the Oncorhynchus nerka isolate Pitt River linkage group LG25, Oner_Uvic_2.0, whole genome shotgun sequence genome:
- the LOC115109286 gene encoding uncharacterized protein LOC115109286, with protein MATIYNMFQSETTSIMAFVVETAMTEIYKFLPNSDANNDVNPGRELCTIMNLLMGEGIRKVCQLFLVASSRLQNENEKLKTKVEQMDEYMQEITEKAEHYRTSLAKVEAEPKVQTPTHVLHNGMIFAIKPVDLPLLPGMTAASAFPGNVSQANTVTNATSVCAGPAKVCSKPTETTSLEYDSSLGDTHGLNTEPSPRDTESNIEHMRAALPEGTDNGCRWAELGGSSATWETPGPGVSQDKYTTSPFMEETLSMQTP; from the exons ATGGCTACAATTTACAATATGTTCCAGTCAGAAACAACATCGATTATGGCCTTCGTCGTCGAGACGGCAATGACAGAAATATACAAATTTTTGCCAAACTCTGACGCTAACAACGACGTTAATCCGGGGAGAGAG CTCTGCACCATTATGAATTTGTTGATGGGGGAGGGTATTCGTAAAGTCTGCCAACTATTCCTTGTGGCCTCCTCACGTTTGCAAAATGAAAACGAGAAACTGAAGACCAAGGTGGAGCAGATGGATGAATATATGCAGGAAATTACTGAGAAGGCTGAACATTATAGAACGTCTCTGGCTAAAGTGGAGGCTGAACCGAAAGTACAGACGCCAACCCATGTTCTGCACAACGGAATGATCTTTGCAATAAAACCAGTTG ATCTCCCATTGTTGCCTGGAATGACAGCGGCTTCAGCATTTCCAGGGAATGTCAGTCAAGCAAACACAGTCACTAATGCAACATCCGTCTGTGCAG GTCCTGCCAAAGTTTGCAGTAAACCTACAGAGACGACTTCATTGGAGTATGACTCATCTCTGGGAGACACACATGGACTGAATACAGAGCCCTCACCAAGAGATACTGAATCCAACATTGAGCATATGAGAGCTGCTCTTCCAGAGGGCACTGACAACG gatgccggtgggcggagttgggaggatcgtcagctacatgggaaacacctgggcctgGTGTGTctcaggataaatacaccacttccccattcatggaggagactctctccatgcagacaccttaa